In Cryptococcus neoformans var. grubii H99 chromosome 9, complete sequence, a genomic segment contains:
- a CDS encoding metalloendopeptidase, with product MSMLKSFIRLRPLRRAHQPVIPTRFFASTSISSGYSLHSAQSKTAPSIRHIPSLTHFPNNSLSRSFHSTNRRQDVLFVAMPALKSGLLNITRFTLLFLPFAIRYKLWKRYRRISLLLLQIPVFAVCIILALGLDQSPRTKRWRLLLISEHEELAWSRRKQKEILRNDGHKLLPPNDPRSRQVARVTTRLITALEEEDRHIVYGANWPPKSQELSRLISERESLIGEEGRYYPPSGTAKSTYVPYRPPTRNPLKQFESPDWRVYVINSPEVNAFALPSRDVFVYTGLLDTLPGDDVMLSAILAHEIAHVVERHTVENLGFLNLATVGFDVLRGLAFAFTISFPFIADSAGVCINWINNVLADRAYSRRLEMEADAVGLQIMATAGYDPRAASDLWELMACVEDDAAAMGQGISVENRFSLLRTHPTSDVRQKALSKDMEGALKIWRDHRRKRQPKRVEKKQEKKDTVPESDKVVSE from the exons ATGTCGATGCTAAAGTCGTTCATCCGTCTGAGGCCTCTGCGACGAGCCCACCAACCTGTTATCCCTACTCGGTTCTTTGCTTCTACCTCAATATCATCTGGCTACAGCCTGCATTCAGCTCAATCAAAAACGGCTCCAAGTATTAGACACATCCCATCATTAACACACTTCCCAAACAATTCGCTATCAAGGAGTTTTCACTCCACAAACAGGCGGCAGGATGTTCTGTTTGTAGCGATGCCGGCCTTGAAGAGTGGCTTGCTTAACATCACAAGGTTTACCCTTCTGTTTCTGCCATTTGCCATTAGATACAA GCTGTGGAAACGATACCGACGGATATCCCTTTTGTTACTACAAATCCCT GTATTCGCGGTCTGTATAATTCTTGCATTAGGATTAGATCAAAGCCCGCGAacgaaaagatggagacTTCTACTCATTTCTGAGCACGAAGAGCTTGCGTGGTCAAGGCGAAA GCAAAAAGAAATACTTCGCAACGATGGTCATAAACTGCTCCCTCCAAACGATCCTCGATCCCGTCAAGTTGCTAGAGTCACCACTCGTCTCATCACAgcattggaagaagaagaccgCCATATTGTTTATGGAGCTAATTGGCCGCCCAAATCGCAAGAATTGTCGCGGCTGATCTCTGAAAGAGAGTCTTTGataggagaagaagggagataTTACCCACCGAGTGGCACAGCTAAGAGTACATACGTACCTTACAGACCACCTACCAGAAACCCTTTGAAACAGTTTGAGTCGCCAGACTGGCGCGTGTATGTGATAAATTCA CCTGAAGTGAATGCCTTCGCCCTACCAAGCAGAGATGTTTTTGTTTACACCGGTCTCCTTGACACACTGCCGGGGGATGATGTCATGCTGTCTGCAATCTTGGCCCATGAAATCGCTCATGTCGTGGAAAGACATACGGTTGAAAATCTAGGA TTCTTGAATCTGGCGACTGTGGGATTTGATGTCTTGCGAGGCTTGGCCTTCGCATTtaccatctctttcccatT TATCGCTGACTCAGCCGGGGTGTGTATCAATTGGATCAACAATGTCCTCGCCGACAGAGCTTACTCCAGGAGACTTGAAATGGAGGCCGATGCTGTAGGCTTGCAG ATCATGGCGACTGCAGGATACGACCCTAGGGCTGCAAGTGACTTGTGGGAGCTTATGGCATGTGTTGAGGACGATGCAGCGGCGATGGGACAGGGGATCAGTGTTGAGAACCGATTCAGTCTGCTCAGAACGCATCCGACAAGTGACGTTCGGCAAAAA GCTCTCAGCAAGGATATGGAAGGTGCGCTGAAGATCTGGCGGGACCATAGGAGGAAGCGTCAGCCCAAGAGAGTGGAGAAAAAgcaggaaaagaaggatacTGTCCCTGAATCGGACAAGGTTGTCTCGGAATAA
- a CDS encoding cytosine-purine permease: MSHNLKEPIDPLPISSESYELKDRRKSSSLNQVDYLPQYSDELGKKKSRRGKSVVGVAKRTMDILVEHGVEERGIDPRPENERDELNKWTYLPQFTLWAAWNTNILSFSEGVIGPSLFGLDWKTSCLCIVFFTAASALPVAYCATNGPKTGMRQMVQARYGMGYGLALIYGILNCATMIGFMALTAILAGQCLALASNSTMSWDVGIVIAALIALILSFVGLKALHIVSLASFPVMVILYVVLAGVVGDKLHLVQSDVAKAATAVTASGVLGYGASLIGFSITYTSLASDFTTSLPPQTPSWKLFLCVYVGMIVPMILCQMFGAACQLAAYSIPDWETASNIGVPNLIYAMTGNGNGASRFVMVLFCLSVVANTAPTIYSAGLSGQVAIPWLVRVPRYFLALVVSAIYLPIAICGASKFYSALENFSSVLSYWSALYIPPTLIEPIIFRGPVSRKTYPVEFWNQIGKLPIGLAAIFAAICGIPVVTGGMAQSWWTGWIARKIEGTGDIAFEIGFVVVGLIYIPARYLERKFTGR, from the exons ATGTCCCACAATCTCAAAGAGCCAATTGACCCACTGCCGATCAGTAGCGAGTCATACGAGCTCAAAGATCGGAGAAAAAGTTCATCCTTGAATCAGGTCGACTATTTACCGCAGTACAGCGATGAGCttgggaagaaaaagagtcGGCGAGGGAAGAGCGTGGTTGGAGTTGCAAAGAGAACTATGGATATTCTGGTAGAGCACGGTGTAGAAGAACGTGGTATTGATCCTAGACCAGAAAAT GAACGGGACGAGTTGAACAAATGGACCTACTTGCCACAATTCACCCTTTGGGCTGCTTGGAACACCAACATTCTATCG TTTTCAGAGGGTGTCATCGGACCTTCTTTGTTTGGCCTTGACTGGAAAACCAGCTGCCTGTGCATTGTGTTTTTTACAGCGGCTTCGGCGCTGCCTGTTGCCTACTGTGCGACCAATGGTCCCAAGACAGGTATGAGGCAAATGGTGCAAGCTCGTTACGGTATGGG CTATGGCTTGGCTCTTATTTATGGTATACTCAATTGCGCCACAATGATCGGTTTCATGGCTCTCACTGCTATCCTTGCTGGGCAGTGTCTTGCCTTGGCTTCTAACTCTACCATGAGCTGGGATGTCGGAATTGTTATTGCTGCTCTCATCGCTCTCATT CTTTCGTTCGTCGGACTCAAGGCCTTACACATTGTTTCTCTTGCCTCTTTCCCGGTCATGGTCATCCTCTACGTCGTGCTTGCAGGTGTTGTTGGTGACAAACTTCATCTCGTCCAGTCCGATGTGGCCAAGGCTGCGACCGCTGTAACAGCTAGCGGTGTTTTGGGTTATGGTGCCAGTTTGATCGGTTTCTCTATCACCTATACCAGTTTAGCTAGTGACTTC ACGACCAGCTTGCCTCCCCAAACTCCAAGTTGGAAGCTTTTCCTCTGTGTCTATGTTGGCATGATTGTCCCTATGATCCTTTGCCAGATGTTCGGTGCCGCCTGTCAGCTCGCAGCCTACTCTATCCCCGACTGGGAAACAGCTTCCAACATTGGTGTCCCTAATCTCATCTACGCCATGACTGGCAACGGTAACGGTGCATCTCGATTTGTGATGGTACTTTTCTGCTTGAGTGTTGTCGCCAATACCGCTCCTACTATTTACAGTGCCGGTCTCAGTGGTCAGGTCGCTATCCCATGGCTTGTCCGGG TGCCTCGATACTTTCTTGCTCTCGTCGTATCCGCCATCTACCTCCCCATCGCCATCTGCGGCGCATCCAAGTTCTATTCCGCCTTGGAGAATTTCTCATCTGTACTTTCTTACTGGAGTGCATTGTACATCCCTCCGACACTTATCGAgcccatcatcttccgagGACCAGTGAGTAGGAAAACTTATCCCGTGGAGTTTTGGAATCAGATTGGAAAGTTGCCAATCGGCCTTGCCGCAATTTTCGCCGCCATCTGT GGTATCCCTGTGGTGACCGGTGGTATGGCTCAGAGTTGGTGGACTGGATGGATTGCTAGGAAGATTGAGGGAAC CGGCGATATTGCGTTCGAGATTGgtttcgtcgtcgtcggtCTCATCTACATCCCTGCTCGTTACCTCGAGAGGAAATTCACCGGTCGATAA
- a CDS encoding DNA ligase 1, producing MSDIEPSVKTNIGKKRMVILSDDEDEGPGTSVIKEQVSSPKHSPLSDEEREPPRKVAKTSSKVAPIFAPKEKKEKPSPKTSSTSSKAPTKEIEVNRKGEKPLASIFTKATLKPGPKDDGEVSDEVKQKGKIEEEEDAIYDEIEDKQEGEAAVKLASIFTKNQKSVPVADKGWKDGEAVPYPALVSTFEKIEATTKRLEILEILTQFLLVVAKRDTATDAKGSMLLKVVYLCINRLCPDYIGIELGIGESLLVKAIAESTGRAMPKIKEDLKREGDLGKVAMNSRNTQSTMFKPKPLTVPYVFQCLTDIAKASGNASQTKKVGIIKKLLAACQGTEAKFIIRSLEGKLRIGLADKTVVVALAHAIVLKTIGDKKPQPEKLAAMLEQGAETVKAVYSELPSYDLVIPALLQGGVEGLREHCKLTPGVPLKPMLAKPTKAITEVLDRFEGKEFTCEYKYDGERAQVHLLEDGTISVFSRNSENMSAKYPDLVDQIPRAMKPTAKTFVIDAEAVAYDLETKKILPFQDLSRRKRKDVKAEDITVRVHIFAFDLLYLNGESLLAKELKERRQLLQEHFQPVESEFAFAKSSDGSTTEEIQALLEESVKDGCEGLMVKMLTSESSTYEPSRRSMNWLKLKKDYLSGVGDSLDLVVIGAYHGKGKRTAVYGAFLLACYDPDSEHYQTICKIGTGFSEEILAQFYEILKPLELEVVRGDIEVGGAKPDVWFEPRVVWEVLTADLSLSPIYAAAHGVIDSRGISLRFPRFIRIRDDKSADEATTAEQVSEFYQRQVSAGGKKGAGADVDDFW from the exons ATGAGCG ACATAGAACCTTCAGTTAAGACTAATATCgggaagaagcggatggTTATTCTTtcggatgacgaggacgaaggACCCGGTACATCTGTGATTAAGGAGCAGGTCTCGTCTCCCAAACATTCTCCTTTATCTGATGAAG AGAGAGAGCCTCCCCGAAAAGTTGCAAAAACGTCATCCAAAGTCGCGCCTATCTTCGCCcccaaagagaagaaagaaaagccATCTCCCAAGACTTCGTCAACTTCATCTAAAGCACCCACCAAGGAGATAGAAGTAAATCGCAAGGGCGAAAAACCACTGGCATCAATATTCACAAAAGCTACACTGAAGCCTGGGCCTAAGGATGACGGCGAGGTGTCGGACGAGGTGAAGCAAAAGGGGaaaattgaagaagaggaggatgcaATATAtgatgagattgaggataagcaagaaggagaggccGCTGTAAAACT GGCTTCAATCTTTACCAAGAACCAAAAGTCTGTCCCTGTGGCTGACAAGGGCTGGAAAGATGGCGAAGC GGTTCCATATCCCGCTCTTGTGTCAACGTTCGAAAAAATTGAGGCTACGACTAAGCGGTTAGAAATTCTCGAAATCTTAACCCAGTTTTTGCTCGTTGTTGCCAAGAGAGATACAGCCACAGACGCCAAAGGGTCTATGCTTCTCAAAGTGGTCTATCTTTGCATCAACAGG CTATGTCCCGACTATATTGGTATCGAGCTTGGTATTGGAGAATCATTATTAGTCAAAGCCATCGCAGAGAGCACAGGTCGGGCTATGCCCAAGATCAAAGAAGATCTCAAGAGGGAAGGAGACCTAGGAAAAGTTGCCATG AACTCTAGAAACACTCAATCAACCATGTTCAAGCCTAAGCCGTTGACAGTACCATACGTTTTCCAATGTCTCACTGACATTGCAAAGGCTAGCGGAAACGCG TCTCAAACGAAGAAAGTAGGCATCATTAAAAAACTTCTTGCTGCTTGCCAAGGCACCGAGGCCAAATTTATCATCCGATCCCTCGAAGGAAAATTACGGATCGGTCTCGCCGACAAAACAGTTGTCGTCGCCTTGGCTCACGCTATCGTCCTAAAAACGATTG GTGACAAAAAACCCCAACCTGAAAAACTTGCTGCCATGCTGGAACAGGGCGCTGAGACTGTTAAAGCTGTCTATAG TGAGCTTCCATCATACGACCTAGTTATCcctgctcttctccaaggTGGCGTAGAAGGCTTGAGAGAACACTGTAAACTTACTCCAG GCGTTCCTCTCAAACCTATGCTTGCCAAGCCGACGAAAGCCATCACAGAGGTCCTCGACCGTTTCGAAGGCAAGGAATTCACTTGCGAGTACAAGTACGATGGAGAGCGTGCTCAGGTCCACCTATTGGAAGATGGTACTATTTCTGTGTTTAGTAGAAATTCGGAAAACATGAGTGCCAAGTATCCCGATCTGGTGGATCAAATACCGAGG GCTATGAAACCTACTGCCAAGACGTTTGTCATTGATGCCGAAGCCGTTGCTTATGACTTGGAAACCAAGAAGattcttcccttccaagACCTGAGTAGGCGAAAGCGAAAGGATGTCAAGGCCGAGGACATCACGGTGCGAGTTCATATCTTTGCGTTCGATTTGCTCTATCTCAATGGAGAG AGTCTCCTCGCTAAAGAGCTCAAAGAAAGACGACAGCTCCTACAAGAGCATTTCCAACCTGTAGAATCGGAGTTTGCCTTTGCCAAGTCATCAGATGGAAGTACGACAGAGGAGATTCAGGCGTTGCTCGAAGAAAGTGTGAAGGATGGGTGTGAGGGTCTGATGGTGAAAATGCTCACTAGCGAGTCATCAACGTATGAGCCCAGTAGAAGAAGTATGAATTGGCTCAAG CTCAAGAAAGACTATCTTTCAGGTGTTGGGGACTCCCTCGATCTTGTTGTCATTGGAGCATATCATGGCAAGGGCAAACGTACAGCAGTCTATGGTGCTTTCCTCCTCGCGTGCTATGACCCCGATTCGGAGCATTACCAGACTATCTGCAAGATTGGTACCGGATTCTCCGAGGAAATCCTCGCACAATTCTATGAAATACTTAAACCTTTAGAACTGGAAGTGGTGAGAGGAGATATAGAGGTTGGAGGAGCCAAACCGGATGTATGGTTTGAGCCCAGAGTGGTCTGGGAGGTCTTAACAGCCGATTTGAGTTTAAGTCCGATTTACGCAGCGGCGCATGGTGTA ATCGATTCTCGAGGAATCTCGCTCCGTTTCCCACGATTTATCAGGATTAGAGACGACAAGTCTGCTGACGAAGCCACAACGGCTGAGCAGGTCAGCGAATTCTATCAACGTCAGGTTTCGGCAGGTGGCAAGAAaggggcgggggcggaTGTGGATGACTTCTGGTAA